The Phoenix dactylifera cultivar Barhee BC4 unplaced genomic scaffold, palm_55x_up_171113_PBpolish2nd_filt_p 001571F, whole genome shotgun sequence genome segment ATAGACTTCGCGAGTAATTGACTGCACCCAACATCCTTCCAATCCctgaattaaaaattcaggtcatctagtgcctaagtacagtgagttgcttgcaagtcaccgtgatagtctcaggtctaaggggtacttatgcccatacgctttacaagctaactcccgacagtggagtgcagTAAGCTCGTCGGAAAGCAAGTCAAGTAGTTTCGGTAATAGATTCcgtaggtgagtcactgttcagtgacgatgtactgctacatctcacctgtatgccatacaatgtctccacactccttggtttaagaggacaaccaactaaatggcacacaacgacctatgcttgacatagctatcgtccaattgacagctcatcatttggtcgtgaactggtttaaggactaaataataaaacctcctttatctactaaattagtcctaggaacttcatcacaatacacaggagttcaatttgaagatgtatcacttgtgatgaatagaaaaatgctagaataaatttttattcattttaataaaacatatacataatccaatttcttacaattaaaaaattggttttgggatacaattcccaacaatttCTCCATAATAAGGCAGGTAGACATCCCTTTTCTTGTTGGTAAGAAATGGAATTAACTCTTTAGAATCTCAAAATAGAGTAACAACGAGCATTAGCTAAAAGAATATATTAGCAACTCTTGGGACAGTGGAGATCCAAATGGCAAGTTTGTCAATGCTACAACTAATGTTGGTCAGGGaatcaattgtttgattgctatTCTCGAATTATATGTGCGGTAGAGAAGAACAAAAAGTCTTGGTGCATAAGAAAGATGTCTTTTAGGATCATTTCTAACATTCCAAATGACTCATCAAGCATAAATCATTATCTAGCAAtctcataaatatttttcaaaaggtATCTGAGGATTTCCACAATATTACACCCTATCAAAGGGCACTTCAATGAGATACGCTAGATGTCTTTTTTCTTCCAATTCCATATGGTGCTTATGATCTAGGAGATCAAACCCTGCAAAGCAAGATAGTATTACAATACAACTTACCCAATTCAATTTCCACCAAACTTACCAAACTCTTGAAAGATATTTAGATTACCAAATACATCATTTCAAGTTTTTCATCAAGAACCTACTATGATTTAGAGTCTAAATAGTATCATGAATTGCCATTGAACAAGAAGTCAATGTCTCGTGCAACATCTCTGATCACCCTAGCTCGCTCATTGGTAATAGTACAAGAGAGGTCCTCCCTAAAGATCTCAGACATCAACTCCATATTTCGTTGCTTATTGGAGTCCCATAGATCACATATGTTTAGATTTAATACCCTATATCAATATAAATAGGGTCTTGTGCTTAAGCAATACCAAGCTTAGCCAAGGGTCTCACAAAACTGAAATTATCTAGTCATCCCTGACTGTCCATGGAGATGGAACTTGACAAGGTCTTGAATACCACATATAGATTACCAAATCTATGAACATTTGTTGATGGTTGCCATCCCTTTAGAACACCATATTTATCATGTACTAGACAACATTATGAGTTATTTAattgtaaaaaaaattcagatttttaAGAAAGAAGAGTTACGCTTATATCAAAGTTTCCTTAAAACTAGTATAGAATAGCATGCAACTAAGTATAGATCAAACATGCTAGcctagaatccaaaataaacaccaATTAAATTAAGCAACAGTGGTGGAAGAAAAAATTTGTGAGATAAAAATCAATTtgttcaaaagaaaataaagactaAACCAATGAGTTCGGCTTCTCTCATGAAAACTTTCTTACCTCAAAGATGCCTCACAAAGATCTCCCTACCGTCCTTCACGtaactctctccctctcttaatTAAACTACACTCTCTCTTCTACTAcaagaaaaactatgactatCTCCCACTAAATAATGAAAACACCACTATCTCCTACTTCTACTAAAAATACAAACTTAAGTATATTAAGCCTATCAAGTTCAACCTAACTTAATATGGCTCCAACCGATCAAGCTCCATTTGCTTCAAATCTTTATCTTTGAACCAATTCTGCTTTTCTTTTAGATTTTTGGGAAAGCTTGAAACTAAATCCATTCTTCAAGCAACTTTTGTTTGAGATATCTCACCTTGATGAATCTCGAGCGGGtagctgcaaaaatatttcatattttctttaGCTCCTTTATATCCTGGATATAGAGATAATTTTTTCTATTTATCATAGCTTGGATAATCCACATTACCTCTTAGATTTAAATATCACTTTCTCCTTACAACCTGATTATTGGAAGTATCTGTTGGCATCGTCATTGACATTTCCAAGATATCTCATAAATCTTATCCTATCAGATATGCTTTGACTAAAAACTTCCAAATTAAATAATTGATGTTATTCAAAAGCAGCCATGTTGATGTTGGTAAAGTAGGCCATTACGATCTAAATATTGAATCATAATAGAGCCTACACATTTACTCCCACGCACAACAAATTCTTGGAAACTCTACAATTATGCTGAATAATGATTTTTAAAACCACCAATAATCAAGTCATCGCTCCAAAAACTGCACTCTGAATAAATCTGGTTGAAGCTGCAAATTGCATGATCACAATCCAACTTTTCTTTGATACCATGTAGAATGGCATATTACTTAGTATAGATCAAACACACCGGTCCATGATCCAGAATAAACACTAATTAAATCAAgcaacaaaggaagaaaaaaattgagagaGCAAAAATAAATTTGTTCAAAGGAAAATGAAGACCGAAATATTGAGTCCGGCTCTACTCACAAAAATGCCTCACAAAAACTCTCCCCTGCCTCAAAGACacctcataaagatcaagctacCATCCTTCATGcaactttctttctctcttaatAAAACTATACATCTCTCACCtattacaagaaaaaaaatgttatcaTCTCCCACTAAAAGATGAAAACACTATTATCTTCTACTTCCACTAAGAAATGAATTCCAGTACATTGAGCCTAAAGATAAACTCAATCTAACTTAACATGGACGTTAATCCTAAAGTTGTTAAGACAAATGATCAACTAAACATGAATTCTAAGAAGAGTAgaacttagcaatgaatctcaACAACTAGTCCTCCAATTTTGATAAGTTAGCAataattatcatatgatactaAGAATATTGCCTTCTTGAATTCCCACCCTCCATGCACCAAAGAAGCATGCTGAGACCTCAATCTCGTATGGTACACAAAGAGGACCCAGCAATGAGACATGAGGTGGACATATAGGGCACAAATGTCTAGACTCATATAAATGAGATTTTGATTTTACTGCTCTTTCTAAAAGGCCCaaaatcacataaaaaaaatattttctgagCAAGCTTCACGATCAAGGGAGCTTATTATTAATGGAAGAGTTGGCAATAAGCTTGTACCTACTTGAAAAAATTACTATAAATTGCCGAACTATTTTTTCGTGGTACATAAAAAATCAGCCAGAGTTGCTCCTGTATAATGAGCAAAGGATTGTCGTATACAGCAGTGAATTTATAGTTTCGACTATCATAATATTGTATTTTATCATCTCTAGTTCTTGAAAAATAGATATTACTTGGGCTACAGAGAATGTTTTTCGATCAATAGCTATAGCaatgtatattttattttacgTTCTTTCAATTAAGAATCGTATCCATGGTTATTGCTGTTTTTTCTAGATTAGTTGTTCTTGGTAATTAATTCTTGCTAACTGCATCCTACATCAATATTTGAAGAGATTCATGTATAAAACATCTTGAAATAATACCTAATGCAGGAGAGAGAATTCTTTCTAGTTAAGGTCTAGTTAGTTCGGACTCTCAAGAAACCGgacggagagaaaaaaaaaggagggggaaaTTTTGATCCACATGGCACAACCAGGATATTCTTCATTTATCTTTTCCACTTAGGCTCTTGCTGGCATAGGAGAGAATCATATTTTGATAGAATGGCCATtaaattattgcattggtgcaATCCACATCAATCCTTAAAAATGTCATTGTAAGCAATACCCTTGAATATGCTAGAAATGTTTAAATTGCTAGAGATCATCTCCCCAATTATGCTGGATAAGTTTTTCCACTCACCCTAAAACCTCTTTTTGAATGACCTTAATTAGGTCCTAGGCACTAGGCAgccttcatttgatttttccaGCTAATTGAAAAATCTTTTTAAGATCTTTGTAGTGATAATAATTCAcaaaaggttttgaaattaaaatgATGCTTTAAAAGATAAATTTAAAAGTCAATTTTTCTTAACCAAGTATACAAATGGATGAGAATGATGGACTggtcaatcttttttttttcttggacaaGATTACAGAGGGCCCTACAGTCCCCACCTAATGTATTGAGAGATTTTAAACATATTGCATGCAAGaaacaaatataaaatactAATAACAACAATCCACAGTAATTTTACTAACTGAACCAGCTAACATCCACTAATTGATACTACTTCCTTTCGAATTAAATGATTATCATATGCACCTTCCTTCGAATCAGGTTTAAAAATCGAAATTAATATACCATGGTTTTAAACAAACACCCGTGATACAAATGCAGGTGCCATGGTCCGACGCACCCTGCAGGACCAAACCCAAAATTCTCTTATTTAGCAAGATCCATCCAGACGATGGATGGTCCTGATCCTCATCCCTGCAGAGATGGACAGCCAAGTACAATAAACAGACGCTGATCAAAAGACAGATGAGACAGATACGCCCATCCCCAGCTCCAACCCTCGATCCTTTCACTCATTCTCTCCCCCCCTGTGTCTCACTGACCATGGACATTCTTACTCGCCTCTCCCAAAACCCACAATTTCCTTGTTACAAACCAACAACCATCAGCCTCGCTCCTCATCATcatgagaagaagaaagccgttCACCCCCTTTCGTTAACTACAAAACCCAGACCTGAACTAGTTTTATCTTTCGGTACATACCTTAACCAATGATATCCCACCACAGGAGGCAACATACTACTAAAGCAGCCTCAGATGCACAAGTTGAAACACTACATATGTTCCCCATACCATGGAAAATAAAAGTTCTGCACTACAAAATGTTCACGCACCACAAAGTGAAAGGCCAAGGACTTGAATAGGTAAAAGGGCTACAAAGTGCTGGTCCGACATTTCACTGCCTCAAACAAAATCAAGATTTCAACACACAATATCAAGATTCGGAAGCTCAGGTACTGCTTTCAATCTTGGTGGGTGTCAATGCACATTCCACAAAAGCTATCAGGACCAAGAGAAAGTCCAACAATATGAGCATCCTTGACACATCGTGAAACTATAGGCCAATGGCAAAACTGGGTAATAAAAACAATTTGAACACTGTAATTAAATTAAGTTGCAAAATAAACTCAACTATGAAGGAGCTTCAACCAAAAGAAAGAGCTAGTCTCTGGAACAAACCTCCAGGAATATTAATACAATAGAAACACAAACACCTAAATCCGCCATCCACGTCTCAAATGGGCAGTGCCCCTCAAAATGGAACCTGATACAAGTTAAGCACGGAACAAGGATGATATGGCTGCTGTAGCTTCATCGTGTGTAGAGATCGACAATTACCTGACTCCCACCAACCTAACACTGCATGCGCCACCAAGTTCCCAACTCAATTTGTTTTTGATTTGGGAACCTTCTTCTTGGGCTGCCgttttggaatagagttcttcaTCCCCAAGAAAAAGAGTAGTGCACCAAAAAGAGCCAAATTCTGCAACAAGAACTCAAAtgcaatcaatttattttttctagttttaaaattttaaatcataCGACCTGGCAAGAATAGACAGTCACGTGAAAAAGTAGAGACAACACACACCTGAGCAAACTTGAAGAAAAGCTGCACAAACTCTGGCCTCTCCATGTCATAGTTGTAGAAGTCATACACCACAGGAGTAATAAATGCCAGGTAAAGAAGCTGCACAAGCATCAAGTACTTCAGCATTTCTACTAGTCCCAAATTCAACTAGGTAATTAGCATTTGCTGAAATTATGCAAAACATAGGATGCGCTTTTCAGAAATACAACAGCGCAGGGTGTGAGTACTAGAAAATTACTGCCCACCCTTGTAGTCCAATCTGCAGGttgtgcagaagtactttttttaCACAATCATGGCACCCTGCCAATTCCCAACAGTACCAGAAACATATGTGACCAACCGAACATCTGATAATGAATGGGACCCCACTGACCACGTCCAGATATCATAATGGAAATGCTGCTAAAAGCAGTTGAACCACATACCGCCCTAGTTATACAATTAAAGGCCTGTTTGGATATATTTGACTATTCCTACACGATtgggctgaaaattctgcagaaATCAGACCTGTTGGCCCATAGAGCATGTATTTTCTAAGAGCTTATCTAAATCCAGTCCAGATCCTAGCCTTTAAACtgcaggaaggaaaaaaaaaaactctggaggtccttttttttcccctacAGAATATGGGCTAGATGGAGATTGGTTGATCCAGGACCATGCTTAAATGGACCGCGAATCCTATAGGATTGGACTTTTTTTTCCCCTACCAAATTTGGGCTAGATAGAGTTTGGTTGATCCAGGGCCATACTTAAATGGACAGCCAAATCTACGAATCCTACAGAATTTTCAGCCCAATCCTGTAGGAATAGCTAAAGAGACCCTAAGATGGGTTAAATAATCTAAGGAACATGGGTTAAATAATCTAGGGTACAAGAAACGCAAACCAATAGATATGCTCCAAAAGAGCTGCTGAAGATGAACAGAAGACCTCCAAGCCCTTTCAGAAATATTGTAGTAGCAATAACATGTTTCATCTGgtcagaaaaaacaaaaaaaaatcaaccaagTATTTAGGAACTGCATATTTGTGACTCATGTAACATAACTTGATGAAGAGTTATATAGAAGAATTAGTTAGTAATCACCTCAACATGTGGCACTACTACCCCAAGATGGGTTGAAACATGTTTCGTGAAAAGGTTGAATTTTGGCCTAAGGGCCTTCGTTGCTGGCCCACCATCAACTCCAAATTCATTGAACCTGACCacaccatgatttatacatttAGCACAAAGCAACAAAATGCCCATGAATTGCAAGATAAATATAAAGCATTCAAGAAGGTGCCCAGTCAATATATCATCAAGTGAAAAATAAAGATTATCAGCAAAGGAAGGTTAACTAGCCAACTCACACATGCACACGAGTATATTGCATATACACTGATGCATGCAGATACATGAGACTACATGGCAAACATCAAAATATTCTATAAAGATTCAATGGTTCAAAATCAATTTGTGCGCGCTATCCAATTTCACACCATTGATCATGATCTACATAAAATgcctaaaaaacaaaaaatatatgtTTCAGTGATCTAGCTATGTGTAATGTGGTTGCATATATACTGTACTAATTGTGCTAGTTTGACCGagcatataaattgaaaaaccaCAACCACTGACCTTGATCTGCTCAACTTAAAATACCTATGGATCATAATTCaatagattttgatggttaAGTTATAGCAAAGCATCTTATCATGTCACTAAAACATGATGAATAGAGTGCATCCCCAAACTGGAGACTCATTAATTTCTGGACAGTTAACTCTTGTACAAAGGATATAACATATTGCATGGAAGGCTAATTTAACATTCTTTCACCAATGCAGATCTTAGGCTTGTTCCAATCGGAATACCATATTTAGCCCTCCAAGCATCATACTTGGTGGTTTTCATGCACGGGATACATCTGCCTTTTACCAAATGAAGATAATACACCAGAAGATAATGCACCAGAAAGAGATGCACTTACTACAAAGAAAAGCTGTAACACTGTATCTGACAAAAACCAAAATAGCTCCATGTACCGAAACTACCTTGTGCAATGCACAGAGGGAATATATATTATTTGCCAATAGGCAAGCTGAAAACTTGCCCAGTCAGATGTAGACTAAATATTGCATGGAGATGGACATGAGAATCGGATTTAAAGACATGTCCAAGTATTTGACTTGGCAAGAGGACAAATGGAAATACATTGATACatagagaaaaaaattaattttaataaaatgatatgtttAAATCTTGTGTCAAATAAACATTAAAAGAGATATTATTTGTTAAAGTGTTCCATTATGCATATCTCATCCAAACCTTCCAATTAGCTAAAAGATTCTAGAAAAATAACAGAGGACAGGCATTGGCACAACAGAAAGGTTGCTCCATGGTGACTAGGGTGCCACCGGTTCGAAATGCGGAAACAGGCTCAACACACGCGAGAGTAAGGTTGCGTACATCTGATCCTCCCTAAACTCCATAGCGGCAGGAGCCTCATGTACTAGGatgccctttttttattttaaagaaaaataacaatttGCAAAGTTACTTTAATACCTTTCTTGACTAAtctctaaaaagaaaaaaagctcaCTTTTAAGTTCTAATGTTATTAAAGTAGGTCAAGAACTCAATACTTGGAAAGGTCCACTTCTCTACCAATTTTCAAAagttacaattaaaaaaatgataagagTCCAAGTGTTTGACAGATAAGTGACGGTCATAACATATTATGCCTTCCAAATATGGTAAAAGCACATCGTAGACAATATATCCAGACAAACATTCAacatagaaataaataaatgtgGAACCATCCAAGAAATGTGGAACCATCCAAGcaacataaataaaataaaccctGCACTGGTATCACTAAAACAGGCCTCCATATGGAAGTAAATAAAAGCTTCAACCTTCAAAAGCACATACAGGTTTCATATCACACTTTTGATgataagaacaacaaaaaactcATAGCTGCACCTGATCCAAATCCTTCCCCAAAAAATAACTCCTAGCGATGCAACATGTCCAAATCATGATTCTATCCCAATCATGAAGCAAGAAATAAAACAACCATGAAAAAGACACTATGTTGCAGCCGATTCATGAAACTGGTTCATTGTTTCATTCAAAGAATTGGAAGATGTTAGCCTGAGTGTGGAGTACCGAAAGGCTATCAACACAAGTTCTGAAAGAATTGTAGTATAATGCAGTATAATTTCAGTTGTTATACATTTAGAACAGTTTTCTTCCAGATTGGGAGATGTGGTCTTCCTATATCCAGGTAGAAAAACAATCAAAAACTGTGTTTAGAGTA includes the following:
- the LOC103697836 gene encoding uncharacterized protein LOC103697836: MGFVSFAGRVLFASVFLLSAYQEFNEFGVDGGPATKALRPKFNLFTKHVSTHLGVVVPHVEMKHVIATTIFLKGLGGLLFIFSSSFGAYLLLLYLAFITPVVYDFYNYDMERPEFVQLFFKFAQNLALFGALLFFLGMKNSIPKRQPKKKVPKSKTN